In Ciona intestinalis chromosome 11, KH, whole genome shotgun sequence, the DNA window tttaaaatatatgacatCGCCAACCTGTAGTTCCTTAATCAAAGCATCTGGTGTGAACTTCTCCTTACTTAAAGTTGCtttaattccattttcttcCAGAACTTTCTTTGCTGAAGGATCTACATTATCCAGCAGAAGTACGTTTGTTATTTTGACGGACATATTTATTcaattgtgtttatttaaagggAAATCTGCTggttaatgtaaaaatacatttatattatttaagattttttaagaacatgtattttttcttgactaatttgcatattgtataataacttgtgcataaatatttcatactaTCGTTTATAAACAATCTTCTGTCcgttttgcatttaaaaaagttgtatatatataaaccaacaATGGTTCAACAACGATTGTAACTGCTTTAAATGGACCACCGTTTCCATACACTGTGCTAACAAACTGTCGGAAACTTACAGACATACGATACGTGCTACCAATAAAAGCGAAGTCAGCACATATTATCCGACCCCAGTATGAACGTTAGTTGGAATTTCGCCGGTTGTACCTGTTACGTTCACGCGTATCGCTTACGATCACAGTTTAGTAAAGCTTAAACGGAGTGAAACGTTATGAAGATAAACTGACTGAGGGAGAATTCTATAAAACCCCCACTCTGACACCACGCTTCTAGTGATCATGCGTCGTACACGTGCTACACGCGTGATTGGTTATGCCACGGAAAAGTTTCAGTAATTCTCATGGAACGATACTGGGAGTTTAACCTTCTTCCTGTAATGCTGGTTCTCGGTATGCCTAAGTTGTCATCTTTTTTGGGCTAACccaaatatatattgcaaCTTAAACAGAAAGTAAAAACGCACTGTTtgcacattttaaagttttatgatAGCAACCAAAATGTCAGTAAAACTGTGTTTGTAATTGCTATTTACGTGCAACATTGAAAAATCTACAAAGCATTGTATTTCTGCTTTAGccgttaaaaaatattttaaagttttcgtAAAATCCCAATATTGCTGACTGGTGCATTTTCTTTAAAGGTGTAATATGCATACTATTACTACTTAAGTCACTTTGCAAGAAGTGTAAAATAGTTTCTGCTATATTTGCCCAGTTATGTGTGGATACAAATAATACAGTAGaccacaattttaaaactttttagatTTCTATGGAATGTTGAAATAAACGCTGATTCATGGTTTTGAATTTCAAAGTCATGTTTTAGAAATTTGCggataataaatataaagttttgtgtttttcataaatttcTTAGTGTTTCTTGGCCAAAGTTTCACCATGGGTATAGAATATGTTATCGAACTACATGCAACTGTGCGAGGTCTTGCGGAACATGCAGAATTGTAACACCACCATTTTATTACCGAACGAAAGAGTTATCAAATTTATACGAAGTTGCGAACCGTAATAGTATAGCAAAAAAGAACgcattataaaataacaaaaataattaatattgttttagaaacccaaaaataaccaaaattaaTTGTATTGCTTTCCCgctattatttaaagaactaccaaagctatgacgtcattacttcgaaatattttgtttacatcgAACATTTGCAGTCAATGTATTGCACGAAATATTGCTTACAAAAGTATTTATCACACTGTAAACTTGTATCCTGAAAGTGTGGGCTCATTCTCGTCTTATCAACACAgtgtaagtttataaataaagttttacttttgtatttttgtaggTGTTATATAATTAAGCAACCCTGCACAGAAATTACCATCTTACCAAAACTTTTATACGTACCTAGTCCTTCTAGCCTCCGAAGTTTCAAgcttttttaacttgtttttaatatcagaattttaattggttttaTGTGGTAACTGCATACTAGTGTTGTATAACATAGTGTTTTATCTTTTACAGGAAGATAAAAGTCATAACACCACAGACAAATTTGTTGGCCCAGTTTTAAGGGGTAAGTTGAATAAGTAAttcaaattattgtttattgcaTCTTgatgttgtttatttgtacTTTAAATGTGGTAATTTGTGTCAgaaggtgaatgaaacagaacacttgaaCCTGCGTTGTAACTGCTAAATAAACCaggttataaattaaaacacaaatagaaCACTAGTGGTATAACtccctatgttataacttcacTATGAGAGGATAAAAGTTACACATgatattataaatgtttttaaaaatttttaggAAATGTTAAAGTTGAATTCAGTAAGAGTTCGAAACCAGGAGGTCAACACGTCAACACAACGTTAAGTAAAGCGCTTGTTCGTTTCAACTTAATGAAAGCTGAATGGATTCCTTTTGAAGTGAGGAAAATTATGGCGGAGAAAGTATGTAATTATGTATATAGGCTATTTTGTTCAATAAAACTGACAAAATagtggtttataaaacagctgCATAGAAGTGACAGTTggatttttcaatttttaatcaGCACCTGTGACCTGTCTAATataaaagtcgaaaatgtacCCTATCAATAGGCCTACTGATCCTATTAAGTAGGATGGTTTTTCTTAGGAGATCTGAGATTCCGGTTGTAAATTACCTCGAAAAATGAATAGATATCGTTTAATATTTCAgtatcaaaacaaaataacccGAACCGGAGACTTAATAGTTTGGGACGAGGAAAGTCGATATCAGATGAGAAATCTACAATCTTGTCTTGCAAAGGTGGAAGAAATGATAATGGAGGCACAAAAACCACCAGACACCAGTAAAGAAGATAGAATTGCGGAGCTTTATAACATGGATAGGTGGGcacatgtgtttatattacttcaggatatgttttataaattttaccaCAACGTAAATAATATAACTGTATTATTTATAGGCACCAAACTCATAAATGTAAGATAATTGGTTGtaagtaatatttaaagattattGTAGTGCGGAAAATTCCACGATTGGTCTGCCTAAGTTAGCAAAAATAAGGTTTCTATCACAACTTATTACTACAAATTTCATCGCAATGCAAATGAAATGACATTGCTGCATCAATATAGGTGCCCAAGTACAAAACTTACAGGTTTGACACCtgtagaaataatattaaaaataatattagtttaaaagaagtttttttttgtttccacAGTATTCATGCCGCACATAAGAAAAGATTGCAGAAGAAAAGAAAATCTTCATTTACAAAATCGATGCGCAATACTGGAAATTTTGACGCTTAGTTTTATTGAACGTAATTGTTATTTCTgacataaaatacaaaaaaaattatctaaatatttttaatgacaTGATTAGAGGTATGATGTCACGATTTTCAATAAGTTTCAACTGATCGTTTTGACCCAATTTCCTAGTTCAAAAGTCCATAGCACTTTACTTAGTGAATGTAAAACTGCACAGAAAGAGGTGGAGTTTGACATACTAAACTCGTTAAGGTTAATTTTCAATGGTTGCACACACCATGGTGAAGTCTACATTAATACTGCATTTGGCAAAATTAACCAAGAACTAAGGGTGTTGTACCCtggtataatatatagtggaACCAATGATATTTAAAGCAACCATGGTGTGGTTTACTGGAACTTCTAAGC includes these proteins:
- the LOC100176514 gene encoding peptidyl-tRNA hydrolase ICT1, mitochondrial produces the protein MTSLLRNILFTSNICSQCIARNIAYKSIYHTVNLYPESVGSFSSYQHSEDKSHNTTDKFVGPVLRGNVKVEFSKSSKPGGQHVNTTLSKALVRFNLMKAEWIPFEVRKIMAEKYQNKITRTGDLIVWDEESRYQMRNLQSCLAKVEEMIMEAQKPPDTSKEDRIAELYNMDSIHAAHKKRLQKKRKSSFTKSMRNTGNFDA